The proteins below are encoded in one region of Holophagaceae bacterium:
- a CDS encoding outer membrane beta-barrel protein, with translation MTPSSMRIFCGLLALSGAASALRAQEVRYGLQIHGNVPMGDLKEAADSKVGFGGGAHMTIDFGDGHRLRPRLDYVVYPENSAFADIGFGSSASGKSKVSDASLGLDYIYDFGGKEGGFYLTAGLAWHRWKAEYDFAVQVAGTTVSERSTSTSSKAGAAAGMGFNFNPTFGVEARYVATKFQQGNEDRTAGAVQVAALYRF, from the coding sequence ATGACGCCCTCTTCCATGCGGATATTTTGCGGTTTGTTGGCCCTTTCTGGCGCCGCCTCGGCGCTCCGGGCCCAGGAGGTGCGCTATGGCCTCCAGATCCACGGGAACGTCCCCATGGGGGACTTGAAGGAGGCCGCCGACAGCAAAGTAGGCTTCGGGGGCGGCGCCCACATGACCATCGATTTCGGGGACGGCCATCGGCTGCGGCCCCGCTTGGACTACGTGGTCTACCCGGAGAACAGCGCCTTCGCGGATATCGGCTTTGGCAGCTCTGCTTCAGGAAAGTCCAAAGTCAGCGACGCCTCCCTCGGCCTTGATTACATTTACGATTTCGGGGGAAAGGAAGGCGGCTTCTACCTCACCGCCGGCCTCGCCTGGCACCGATGGAAGGCCGAGTACGACTTCGCCGTGCAGGTTGCTGGCACCACCGTGAGCGAGCGCTCCACCAGCACCAGCAGCAAGGCGGGCGCGGCCGCCGGGATGGGATTCAACTTCAATCCCACCTTTGGCGTGGAAGCCCGGTACGTGGCCACGAAATTCCAGCAGGGAAACGAGGACCGGACCGCCGGCGCCGTGCAGGTGGCGGCCTTGTACCGCTTCTGA
- the rpmA gene encoding 50S ribosomal protein L27, translating to MAHKKGVGSSRNGRDSHSQRLGTKLFGGQLATAGAIIVRQRGTQFHPGKGVGIGVDHTIFATIEGKVRFQDRGQHGRFIHVDPIED from the coding sequence ATGGCACATAAAAAAGGCGTCGGCTCTTCCCGCAACGGCCGTGATTCCCATTCCCAGCGCCTCGGCACCAAGCTCTTCGGCGGCCAGCTCGCCACCGCGGGCGCCATCATCGTGCGCCAGCGCGGCACCCAGTTCCATCCCGGCAAAGGGGTGGGCATCGGCGTGGACCACACGATCTTCGCCACCATCGAAGGCAAAGTCCGCTTCCAGGACCGCGGCCAGCACGGCCGTTTCATCCATGTGGATCCCATCGAGGATTGA
- the obgE gene encoding GTPase ObgE: MFLDQVQLKVEAGHGGAGSTHFRREKFAEKGGPDGGDGGRGGSVFVVANPSLNTLNLYRSVREYVAERGASGEGGRRQGRDGVDVILDVPLGTVLKDADSGEVLAEVLSPEDRICVARGGRGGLGNNNFKSSTNRVPMHHQPGEEGESRTLALELKMIADVGLAGFPNAGKSTLVSRISAARPKIANYPFTTLEPQLGVVEVDELVSFVIADIPGLIEGASKGAGLGIQFLRHVERTRMLLHLVDLTDPMSEPEDSIRVIEGELNAFSEVLFQKPRWLVGTKLDALQDEDRLARFEALCRARGQEPIVISGVTGEGLRPLVFKLGAALAVLPKESVG; encoded by the coding sequence ATGTTTCTAGATCAAGTCCAGCTCAAGGTTGAAGCCGGCCACGGCGGGGCGGGGTCCACGCACTTCAGACGGGAGAAATTCGCGGAGAAGGGCGGCCCCGACGGGGGGGATGGAGGACGCGGAGGCTCGGTCTTCGTGGTGGCGAACCCGTCCCTCAATACCCTGAACCTCTACCGGAGCGTGCGGGAATACGTGGCGGAACGCGGGGCCAGCGGCGAGGGCGGCCGGCGCCAGGGCAGGGACGGCGTGGACGTCATCCTGGACGTGCCTCTGGGAACGGTCTTGAAGGATGCGGACAGCGGCGAGGTTCTGGCGGAGGTGCTGAGTCCTGAAGATCGCATCTGCGTGGCCCGGGGCGGCCGCGGGGGTCTCGGCAACAACAATTTCAAGAGCAGCACCAACCGTGTGCCCATGCACCACCAGCCGGGCGAGGAGGGCGAGTCCCGCACGCTGGCTCTCGAACTGAAGATGATCGCGGATGTGGGCCTGGCGGGCTTTCCAAATGCGGGCAAGAGCACCCTCGTAAGCCGCATCAGCGCCGCGCGGCCCAAGATCGCCAACTACCCGTTCACCACGCTGGAACCCCAGCTGGGCGTGGTGGAGGTGGACGAACTGGTCAGTTTCGTCATCGCCGACATTCCGGGCCTGATCGAGGGCGCATCGAAGGGCGCGGGGCTCGGCATCCAGTTCCTGCGCCACGTGGAGCGCACTCGGATGCTGCTGCATCTCGTGGACCTCACGGATCCCATGAGCGAGCCTGAGGATTCCATCCGAGTCATTGAAGGCGAGTTGAACGCTTTTTCAGAAGTGCTTTTCCAGAAGCCAAGATGGCTGGTGGGCACCAAACTGGACGCATTGCAGGACGAGGACCGCTTGGCGCGTTTCGAAGCGCTTTGCCGCGCCCGGGGCCAGGAGCCCATCGTGATTTCAGGCGTCACCGGCGAAGGCTTGAGGCCCCTGGTGTTCAAGCTCGGCGCCGCACTCGCCGTCCTGCCCAAAGAGTCCGTGGGCTGA
- the trmD gene encoding tRNA (guanosine(37)-N1)-methyltransferase TrmD has product MLIDALTLLPECFELARLGVTGRAFRDLGHELHTHSYRPYSGNTFGHVDSAPFGGGPGMVLRPDVLRDTLASVPRRASSRVIHFSPAAPSLDHSKVLELTRFDQLILVCTRFEGLDQRAVDLYVDEELRIGEAVLSGGELPALFLIDAVCRWLPGVLGNDGSASEDSFAQGLLDHPHFTRPAEFEGREVPAILQGGNHEAIRLWRLREAMARTKALRPDLWSHYIAERLGHLGRAEQWCAWQVEHPETWDQPKPKGWKGNWTN; this is encoded by the coding sequence ATGCTCATCGACGCCCTCACCCTCCTCCCTGAATGTTTCGAATTGGCCCGGCTCGGGGTGACGGGCCGGGCCTTCCGGGACCTGGGCCATGAGCTGCATACCCATAGCTATCGGCCCTATTCCGGCAACACCTTCGGGCACGTGGATTCAGCGCCTTTCGGGGGCGGGCCGGGGATGGTGCTTCGCCCGGACGTGCTGCGGGACACCCTCGCCTCGGTGCCGCGCCGGGCTTCGAGCCGGGTCATCCACTTCAGCCCGGCGGCGCCGTCCCTGGACCATTCGAAGGTGCTCGAATTGACCCGATTCGATCAATTGATCCTGGTGTGCACCCGGTTTGAAGGCTTGGATCAACGGGCGGTGGACCTCTACGTGGATGAGGAACTGCGCATCGGGGAAGCGGTGCTCAGCGGCGGCGAACTCCCCGCGCTGTTCCTCATTGATGCCGTCTGCCGCTGGCTGCCTGGAGTCCTGGGAAACGATGGATCCGCCTCGGAAGACAGCTTCGCCCAGGGCCTTCTGGACCACCCGCATTTCACGCGGCCCGCGGAATTCGAGGGGCGGGAGGTCCCGGCAATCCTGCAGGGCGGCAACCACGAAGCCATCCGCCTTTGGCGCTTGCGCGAAGCCATGGCGCGGACCAAGGCGCTGAGGCCGGACCTTTGGAGCCATTACATCGCGGAACGCTTGGGACACCTGGGCCGGGCAGAGCAGTGGTGCGCGTGGCAAGTGGAGCATCCCGAAACCTGGGACCAGCCCAAACCCAAGGGTTGGAAGGGGAATTGGACCAATTAG
- the nadD gene encoding nicotinate (nicotinamide) nucleotide adenylyltransferase, with translation MRIGLLGGAFNPPHLGHLKLAELALQCLDLDQLRFVPTAVSPHKPEVEGPDAGARLALLRAALEGFPGAVGIEMAELERGGTSYCVDTLEALSAREPEGEWILVLGSDQLPGLPEWRRFARIMGLASVAVAPRPGFPGALPDTLKDRERQRWSGAPGEIVWLPGTELPYASSALRQRLGDRPDRTTAVEGLQPQVMAAIDTENYYGN, from the coding sequence ATGCGGATCGGACTCCTGGGTGGCGCCTTCAATCCTCCCCACCTGGGGCACCTGAAACTTGCCGAGCTGGCGCTTCAATGCCTTGACCTGGATCAGCTTCGATTTGTGCCTACCGCCGTCTCACCCCACAAGCCTGAAGTCGAGGGGCCCGATGCCGGCGCCCGCCTGGCCCTGCTGAGAGCCGCGCTGGAGGGCTTTCCGGGCGCCGTTGGAATCGAGATGGCCGAGCTGGAACGCGGCGGCACGAGCTATTGCGTGGATACATTGGAGGCCCTGTCCGCACGCGAGCCTGAGGGCGAATGGATTCTTGTGCTGGGCAGCGATCAATTGCCGGGGCTGCCGGAATGGCGTCGCTTCGCCCGGATCATGGGGCTGGCCTCCGTGGCGGTCGCGCCCAGGCCGGGTTTCCCAGGCGCGCTGCCGGACACCTTGAAAGACCGCGAGAGGCAGCGCTGGTCCGGCGCTCCCGGCGAAATCGTCTGGCTGCCGGGCACGGAACTGCCCTATGCATCCTCCGCCCTGCGGCAGCGGCTGGGCGACCGGCCGGACCGGACCACGGCGGTCGAAGGGCTGCAACCGCAAGTAATGGCTGCCATCGACACCGAAAACTATTATGGTAATTAA
- a CDS encoding exopolysaccharide biosynthesis protein has protein sequence MTHTGSVDGRSPLFQALDRLLQEDGTVSIGELLDQAGEQVYGLTLLLLALVTFIPGVANGISFATLGIGLQMAWGSPHPWLPRWAQKHEMRRGRIKEFLAKVEAGMLRLGKRTAPRRRPNQRLLGLAVAWTAFLALLPLPLPMANVLPAISLVLLGLALVEEWLFLLWLGLGGSLFATIYFAFFIREAIQAIQGIWHWIAGRLG, from the coding sequence GCCCTGGATCGCCTTCTCCAGGAAGACGGTACGGTTTCCATCGGCGAATTGCTGGACCAGGCGGGCGAACAAGTCTATGGCCTCACGCTGCTCCTGCTGGCCCTGGTGACCTTCATCCCGGGGGTGGCCAATGGGATCTCTTTCGCGACCCTGGGCATCGGCCTCCAGATGGCCTGGGGATCGCCCCACCCCTGGCTGCCGAGATGGGCCCAGAAGCATGAAATGAGACGAGGCCGGATCAAGGAGTTCCTGGCCAAGGTCGAGGCTGGAATGCTCCGTTTGGGCAAGCGTACAGCCCCCCGCCGTCGACCGAACCAGAGGCTGCTTGGCCTCGCCGTGGCGTGGACAGCCTTCCTGGCCCTCCTGCCGCTGCCCTTGCCCATGGCCAACGTGCTCCCCGCCATCAGCCTCGTGCTGCTCGGGTTGGCCCTCGTGGAGGAGTGGCTCTTCCTGCTGTGGCTTGGACTCGGCGGCTCCCTGTTCGCCACCATCTATTTCGCCTTCTTCATCCGGGAGGCCATCCAAGCCATCCAGGGCATCTGGCATTGGATCGCGGGCAGGCTTGGCTGA
- the rplU gene encoding 50S ribosomal protein L21, which produces MYAVIQTGGKQYRVAEGDVLRVELLEKEPKQAVSFDKVLLVAMGDSITVGQPTVKGATVEAEVIRHDRAKKVIIFKKKRTTTYQRTQGHRQGFTEVRIKGIKA; this is translated from the coding sequence ATGTACGCAGTCATCCAGACCGGTGGCAAGCAATACCGCGTGGCCGAGGGCGATGTCCTCCGCGTGGAATTGCTGGAGAAGGAACCCAAGCAGGCCGTCAGCTTCGACAAGGTCCTGCTGGTGGCGATGGGCGATTCGATCACCGTGGGCCAGCCCACCGTAAAGGGCGCCACCGTCGAGGCCGAGGTGATCCGCCATGACCGCGCCAAGAAGGTGATCATCTTCAAGAAGAAGCGCACCACCACCTACCAGCGCACCCAGGGCCACCGCCAGGGCTTCACCGAAGTCCGCATCAAGGGCATCAAGGCCTAA
- a CDS encoding menaquinone biosynthesis decarboxylase, which produces MANDFQNFLQQLEARGELQRIAVEVDPYLEMGAIADRVSKQPGGGKALLFENPKGHAMPVVMNAYGSTMRMAVALGVEKEARGLDAIADRIEKLIQEAMPKPGLGFFDKLAKLPMLAEVGNWMPKTVRKGICQEIVWQGAEVQLSKLPVLTTWPEDGGPFITLGLSHTRNKETGHRNMGLYRLQVFDDRTLGFHTQLHHDGARNRHGYDDTEKMPVAVSFGGDPNLTYCATAPLPPFLSELMFAGFLRGSGIEMVKCITNDLEVPADSEIVIEGYVNPRELRNEGPFGDHTGYYSLADDYPVLHVEAITMRRNAVYPATIVGRPPQEDAYLGLATERIFLPLLRMVLPEIRDMHLPAAGGFHNLVIVSLKKEYPGHAQKVMSAIWGTGQIMFSKCVVVVDEDIDPHDMNEILFRITSNVDPRRDLLFTEGPLDVLDHSSDRFAFGSKVGIDATRKNKSFDDFKREWPKDLVFPAEILEKITARWKDYGL; this is translated from the coding sequence ATGGCAAACGACTTCCAGAACTTTCTCCAGCAGCTCGAAGCCAGGGGGGAATTGCAGCGGATCGCAGTGGAAGTGGATCCCTACCTCGAGATGGGCGCCATCGCCGACCGCGTTTCAAAGCAACCCGGCGGCGGCAAGGCGCTGCTCTTCGAGAACCCCAAGGGCCATGCCATGCCCGTGGTGATGAATGCGTACGGCTCCACCATGCGCATGGCCGTGGCCCTCGGAGTCGAAAAGGAGGCCCGCGGCCTGGACGCCATCGCGGACCGGATTGAAAAACTGATCCAGGAGGCCATGCCCAAGCCGGGGCTCGGGTTTTTCGACAAGCTTGCGAAGCTCCCCATGCTCGCCGAAGTGGGCAATTGGATGCCGAAGACCGTCCGCAAGGGAATCTGCCAGGAAATCGTCTGGCAGGGAGCAGAGGTGCAGCTTTCCAAGCTACCCGTGCTCACCACCTGGCCTGAAGACGGCGGCCCTTTCATCACCCTGGGCTTGAGCCACACCCGCAACAAGGAGACGGGCCATCGCAACATGGGCCTCTACCGCCTGCAGGTGTTCGATGACCGGACCCTGGGCTTCCACACCCAGCTTCATCACGATGGCGCCCGGAACCGCCACGGGTACGACGACACGGAAAAAATGCCGGTGGCCGTGAGCTTCGGCGGCGACCCGAACCTGACCTACTGCGCCACCGCGCCCTTGCCGCCTTTCCTCTCCGAGCTGATGTTCGCGGGGTTTCTGCGGGGAAGCGGCATCGAGATGGTGAAGTGCATCACCAATGATCTGGAAGTCCCTGCGGATTCCGAGATCGTCATCGAAGGTTACGTGAATCCCCGCGAACTGCGCAACGAAGGCCCTTTTGGCGACCACACGGGCTACTACTCCCTGGCGGACGATTATCCCGTGCTGCACGTGGAAGCCATCACCATGCGCAGGAACGCCGTCTACCCCGCCACGATTGTGGGCCGCCCGCCCCAGGAAGACGCCTACCTGGGATTGGCCACCGAGCGCATCTTCCTGCCTCTGCTGCGCATGGTCCTGCCCGAGATCCGCGATATGCATCTGCCTGCTGCCGGCGGCTTCCACAATCTGGTGATCGTCTCGCTGAAAAAGGAGTATCCCGGCCACGCGCAAAAGGTCATGAGCGCCATCTGGGGCACGGGCCAGATCATGTTCAGCAAGTGCGTGGTGGTGGTGGACGAGGACATCGACCCCCACGATATGAATGAAATCCTGTTCCGCATCACCAGCAACGTGGATCCCCGCCGGGACCTGCTCTTCACCGAGGGGCCGCTGGATGTGCTGGACCATTCCTCGGACCGCTTCGCCTTCGGCAGCAAGGTGGGCATCGATGCCACGCGCAAGAACAAATCCTTCGATGACTTCAAACGCGAATGGCCGAAAGATCTGGTTTTCCCCGCCGAAATCTTGGAGAAGATCACCGCGCGCTGGAAAGACTACGGGCTATGA
- the rplS gene encoding 50S ribosomal protein L19 produces MNIIDKLEAGLVRKDLPKIAPGDTVKVHVKVKEGEKERIQIFQGLVIGIKGGGMRTSFTVRKISGGVGVERVFPLNSPTVDKLEVVRSGKVRRAKLYFLRAKLGKAGRLKERQHHAAI; encoded by the coding sequence ATGAACATCATCGACAAACTCGAAGCAGGCTTGGTCCGGAAAGACCTCCCGAAGATCGCCCCGGGCGATACGGTGAAGGTCCACGTGAAGGTGAAGGAAGGCGAGAAAGAGCGCATCCAGATCTTCCAGGGACTCGTCATCGGGATCAAAGGCGGCGGCATGCGCACCAGCTTCACGGTGCGAAAGATCTCCGGCGGAGTGGGCGTCGAGCGCGTCTTCCCGTTGAACAGCCCCACCGTCGACAAGCTCGAAGTGGTCCGCAGCGGCAAAGTCCGCCGCGCCAAGCTCTACTTCCTGCGCGCCAAGCTCGGCAAGGCCGGGCGCCTCAAGGAGCGCCAGCACCACGCGGCCATCTAG
- the rsfS gene encoding ribosome silencing factor, whose amino-acid sequence MTLTDRLLTVVEAARSKKAFQIRLLDVSGLASFTDTFAFMSGGSDRQNRAIADEVEAQLRAKGTRVISREGEQTGTWILLDFGDFIIHVMDEETRRHYNLEGLWKEGAELELPAESSSAN is encoded by the coding sequence ATGACATTGACGGATCGCCTTTTGACTGTGGTGGAAGCTGCCCGGTCCAAGAAGGCTTTTCAAATCCGACTCTTGGACGTGTCGGGCTTGGCGAGTTTCACGGACACCTTCGCCTTCATGAGCGGCGGCAGCGACCGGCAGAACCGCGCCATCGCCGATGAAGTGGAGGCGCAGCTCCGAGCGAAGGGGACCCGGGTGATCTCGCGGGAAGGCGAGCAGACCGGCACCTGGATCCTGCTGGACTTCGGCGATTTCATCATCCATGTCATGGACGAGGAGACCCGCCGGCACTACAACCTCGAAGGGCTTTGGAAAGAGGGCGCGGAGCTGGAACTGCCCGCGGAATCCTCGTCCGCCAACTAG